One region of Eupeodes corollae chromosome 1, idEupCoro1.1, whole genome shotgun sequence genomic DNA includes:
- the LOC129938436 gene encoding transcription initiation factor IIA subunit 1 isoform X2 has protein sequence MKQIWRTKLLASKAVELNPEPPEPQPPPIIANNPKAAANKSKKAAAAAAAAAAAAAAAAAAVSSQNNTAATQSNDVKPNQINNSISSVNGTIIKTEPNQPQHQQIQQHQLMQPPAMVQQQQQQQQQQQQQQQQQQQQQMQQQQQIVQQKQQPNQNSHQPVPQQQQTTSASAIPAVAALDPNKIMPVNITLPAQPGTMNTESRVLTIHVPASALQENQLTQILTANLISSIMSLPTALASSVLQQHVNAALQNASMQKNFTTAKQLDGALDTSDEDESEESDDNMDNEDDDDLDKEEDEDGENDGGPEEEPLNSEDDVTDEDASDLFDTDNVIVCQYDKITRSRNKWKFYLKDGIMNIGGKDYVFQKSNGDAEW, from the exons ATGAAACAAATATGGCGTACGAAACTGTTGGCAAGCAAAGCGGTCGAATTAAATCCCGAGCCGCCAGAGCCCCAGCCACCACCGATTATTGCAAATAATCCAAAG gcCGCTGCTAATAAATCAAAGAAAGCCGCAGCAGCCGCAGCGGCCGCCGCTGCCGCAGCCGCTGCTGCTGCAGCTGCAGTATCATCTCAAAATAATACAGCTGCAACTCAAAGTAACGACGTTAAACcaaatcaaataaacaattcCATTTCATCTGTGAATGGAACAATAATTAAAACAGAACCAAACCAACCTCAGCATCAGCAAATTCAACAACACCAATTGATGCAACCACCAGCTATGGtccagcaacagcagcagcagcaacaacaacaacagcagcagcaacagcaacaacaacagcagcaaatgcaacagcaacagcagatagtacaacaaaaacaacagccaAATCAAAACAGTCATCAACCTGTTCCGCAACAACAACAGACAACATCGGCGTCTGCTATACCAGCAGTTGCAGCATTAGATCCAAATAAGATCATGCCAGTCAAT ATTACGTTACCTGCTCAACCCGGTACCATGAATACAGAATCACGAGTTCTGACAATCCACGTGCCGGCGTCGGCGCTACAAGAGAATCAATTGACACAAATCCTCACGGCAAATTTGATTTCGTCGATTATGTCGTTGCCAACGGCCTTGGCTTCGTCTGTATTACAACAGCATGTTAACGCTGCTTTACAGAACGCTTCTATGCAAA AAAATTTCACAACAGCCAAACAATTAGATGGTGCTCTTGATACATCAGATGAGGATGAATCAGAAGAAAGTGACGACAACATGGACAATGAAGACGACGATGACTTAGACAAAGAAGAAGACGAGGATGGCGAAAATGACGGTGGGCCTGAAGAAGAGCCTCTGAACAGTGAAGACGATGTTACAGACGAAGATGCCAGTGACTTATTTGACACGGACAATGTTATCGTATGTCAATATGATAAG ataACAAGATCGAGAAATAAATGGAAATTCTATCTCAAAGACGGCATCATGAACATTGGAGGCAAGGACTATGTTTTCCAAAAGTCCAATGGTGATGCTGAATGGTAG
- the LOC129938436 gene encoding transcription initiation factor IIA subunit 1 isoform X1 has product MKQIWRTKLLASKAVELNPEPPEPQPPPIIANNPKVSKAAANKSKKAAAAAAAAAAAAAAAAAAVSSQNNTAATQSNDVKPNQINNSISSVNGTIIKTEPNQPQHQQIQQHQLMQPPAMVQQQQQQQQQQQQQQQQQQQQQMQQQQQIVQQKQQPNQNSHQPVPQQQQTTSASAIPAVAALDPNKIMPVNITLPAQPGTMNTESRVLTIHVPASALQENQLTQILTANLISSIMSLPTALASSVLQQHVNAALQNASMQKNFTTAKQLDGALDTSDEDESEESDDNMDNEDDDDLDKEEDEDGENDGGPEEEPLNSEDDVTDEDASDLFDTDNVIVCQYDKITRSRNKWKFYLKDGIMNIGGKDYVFQKSNGDAEW; this is encoded by the exons ATGAAACAAATATGGCGTACGAAACTGTTGGCAAGCAAAGCGGTCGAATTAAATCCCGAGCCGCCAGAGCCCCAGCCACCACCGATTATTGCAAATAATCCAAAGGTAAGCAAG gcCGCTGCTAATAAATCAAAGAAAGCCGCAGCAGCCGCAGCGGCCGCCGCTGCCGCAGCCGCTGCTGCTGCAGCTGCAGTATCATCTCAAAATAATACAGCTGCAACTCAAAGTAACGACGTTAAACcaaatcaaataaacaattcCATTTCATCTGTGAATGGAACAATAATTAAAACAGAACCAAACCAACCTCAGCATCAGCAAATTCAACAACACCAATTGATGCAACCACCAGCTATGGtccagcaacagcagcagcagcaacaacaacaacagcagcagcaacagcaacaacaacagcagcaaatgcaacagcaacagcagatagtacaacaaaaacaacagccaAATCAAAACAGTCATCAACCTGTTCCGCAACAACAACAGACAACATCGGCGTCTGCTATACCAGCAGTTGCAGCATTAGATCCAAATAAGATCATGCCAGTCAAT ATTACGTTACCTGCTCAACCCGGTACCATGAATACAGAATCACGAGTTCTGACAATCCACGTGCCGGCGTCGGCGCTACAAGAGAATCAATTGACACAAATCCTCACGGCAAATTTGATTTCGTCGATTATGTCGTTGCCAACGGCCTTGGCTTCGTCTGTATTACAACAGCATGTTAACGCTGCTTTACAGAACGCTTCTATGCAAA AAAATTTCACAACAGCCAAACAATTAGATGGTGCTCTTGATACATCAGATGAGGATGAATCAGAAGAAAGTGACGACAACATGGACAATGAAGACGACGATGACTTAGACAAAGAAGAAGACGAGGATGGCGAAAATGACGGTGGGCCTGAAGAAGAGCCTCTGAACAGTGAAGACGATGTTACAGACGAAGATGCCAGTGACTTATTTGACACGGACAATGTTATCGTATGTCAATATGATAAG ataACAAGATCGAGAAATAAATGGAAATTCTATCTCAAAGACGGCATCATGAACATTGGAGGCAAGGACTATGTTTTCCAAAAGTCCAATGGTGATGCTGAATGGTAG